One stretch of Acholeplasma laidlawii PG-8A DNA includes these proteins:
- a CDS encoding single-stranded DNA-binding protein, with protein sequence MTFVNLIGRVVSFDPKESDNGVKYTDLRVSVMRPYKNYDGNYDTDYFRVALFEQNHKRAQDYFRKGMGIAIKGRLEVSKWIDDQDKNRANVNIIAEHVIFLPREIEEYSADLNS encoded by the coding sequence ATGACATTTGTAAACCTCATAGGAAGGGTTGTCAGCTTTGACCCAAAAGAAAGTGATAATGGTGTAAAATATACAGATTTAAGAGTATCTGTGATGAGACCTTATAAGAATTATGATGGTAATTATGATACAGATTATTTTAGAGTTGCATTATTTGAGCAAAATCACAAACGTGCTCAAGATTACTTTAGAAAAGGTATGGGGATTGCTATTAAAGGACGTTTAGAGGTTAGTAAATGGATAGATGATCAAGATAAAAATAGAGCAAACGTCAATATTATTGCAGAACATGTTATATTTTTACCAAGAGAAATTGAAGAATATAGTGCGGATCTAAATAGTTAA
- the ileS gene encoding isoleucine--tRNA ligase, with translation MNYKDTLLMPKTDFEMRGNLGKREPEIQKHWESIDLYNKVLEKNKDNTPFVLHDGPPYANNNIHIGHAFQKTLKDFVLRYQTMSGRYTPYIPGWDTHGLPIENEVTKSGVDRKQLTRAEFRKICREYAIKQVEVQRAQFKRLGILGDWDNPYLTLDKSYIADQVRVFSQMVDKGIIYKGLKPIYWSPSSESAFAEAEIEYMDKQSKSIYVGFDMMGDKFPNTKLLIWTTTPWTLPANLAVSVHPNFDYVWFNNDGKNYIALKELLPKLVEKLGFSHAKVLKEFKGSTLEFMNYKHPLYDRVSPIILGEHVTAEDGTGLVHTAPGHGEDDYFVGKKYNLDLLSPVDEKGHMTEEAGPYAGMFYEKANAQIVEDLRENGHLLYDETITHSYPHDWRTKKPVIFRSTPQWFASIDMLKGDLLEAIKGVKWHTSWGEVRLTNMIKDRNDWVISRQRVWGVPIPIFYDNENNPLLDRKLIDHVASLFEVHGSDIWYEWDVEKLLPSDYEGPRDLTKELDIMDVWFDSGTSYNILKRRGLPFPADMYLEGSDQYRGWFNSSLTTAIAVDGVSPYKEIVSHGFVLDGKGRKMSKSLGNVIDPLTVMNDQGADVLRLWVASVDYEADVRISNDLMKQVSESYRKFRNTFRFMLGVLDGFNPEVNYIGWSMRGQLNRVMTDKYYVLATKVNESYAKYNFVEVTRLIIPFVVNDLSAFYLDYTKDSLYCDAEDDFERRAIQSTIYDILLGLLRLLTPIMPHTTSEAYDSLKYKEYDNIYLEKMPIGGKLKEPKLQENYDIFDELRNHVLKHLELAREAKVIGKSLDAHLDLSVDQTTYDALEYLDLLNKLDKILIVSSVHITKADQLDIKVSKADGHVCARCWNIVKEVNQNDVCVRCESVLEGLK, from the coding sequence ATGAACTATAAAGACACACTTTTAATGCCTAAAACTGATTTTGAAATGAGAGGTAATCTTGGTAAAAGAGAACCTGAAATTCAAAAACATTGGGAATCAATCGATTTATACAATAAAGTATTAGAAAAGAACAAAGACAATACACCATTTGTTTTACATGATGGGCCACCATATGCTAACAACAACATTCATATCGGTCATGCCTTTCAAAAGACTTTAAAAGACTTTGTTTTAAGATATCAAACGATGTCAGGTCGTTATACACCATATATTCCAGGTTGGGATACTCATGGTTTACCGATTGAAAACGAAGTTACAAAAAGTGGTGTAGATCGTAAACAACTCACACGTGCAGAATTTAGAAAAATTTGTAGAGAGTATGCGATTAAACAAGTAGAAGTACAAAGAGCACAATTTAAGCGTTTAGGAATCTTAGGTGATTGGGATAATCCTTATTTAACATTAGATAAATCTTATATTGCAGACCAAGTCAGAGTGTTTAGTCAAATGGTCGATAAAGGTATTATCTATAAAGGTTTAAAACCTATTTATTGGTCACCATCTTCAGAATCAGCATTTGCTGAGGCTGAAATTGAGTATATGGATAAACAATCAAAATCTATTTATGTTGGATTTGATATGATGGGTGATAAATTCCCAAATACTAAACTACTTATTTGGACTACTACACCTTGGACACTACCAGCAAACCTAGCTGTTTCAGTACACCCAAATTTTGATTATGTATGGTTTAACAATGATGGTAAAAACTATATTGCATTAAAAGAATTACTTCCAAAACTAGTAGAAAAACTAGGCTTTTCACATGCAAAAGTTCTTAAAGAATTCAAAGGTAGTACATTAGAGTTCATGAACTACAAGCACCCATTATATGACCGTGTAAGCCCAATTATCTTAGGTGAACACGTTACAGCTGAAGATGGTACTGGTTTAGTTCATACAGCACCTGGACACGGGGAAGATGACTATTTTGTAGGTAAAAAATACAATCTAGACCTACTTTCACCGGTTGATGAAAAAGGTCATATGACTGAAGAAGCAGGTCCTTATGCTGGTATGTTCTATGAAAAAGCAAACGCACAAATCGTAGAAGATTTACGTGAGAATGGTCATTTATTATATGATGAAACGATTACCCACTCATATCCTCATGACTGGCGTACTAAAAAACCTGTGATTTTTAGATCCACACCTCAATGGTTCGCAAGTATCGACATGTTAAAAGGTGATTTACTAGAAGCAATCAAAGGCGTTAAATGGCACACTTCTTGGGGTGAAGTAAGACTTACAAACATGATTAAAGACCGTAATGACTGGGTCATTAGCCGTCAACGTGTTTGGGGTGTTCCAATTCCAATCTTCTATGATAATGAAAACAATCCTTTACTAGATAGAAAACTCATTGATCATGTAGCATCATTGTTTGAAGTGCACGGATCAGATATTTGGTATGAATGGGATGTAGAAAAACTTTTACCAAGCGATTATGAAGGACCAAGAGACTTAACTAAAGAACTAGACATCATGGACGTTTGGTTTGATAGTGGTACATCTTATAATATATTAAAACGTCGTGGTCTACCATTTCCTGCTGATATGTATTTAGAAGGTTCAGACCAATATAGAGGTTGGTTTAACTCAAGTTTAACTACAGCAATCGCAGTAGATGGTGTATCTCCATATAAAGAAATTGTTTCACACGGTTTTGTTTTAGATGGTAAAGGTAGAAAAATGTCTAAATCCTTAGGTAACGTTATCGATCCTTTAACTGTCATGAACGATCAAGGTGCAGACGTGTTAAGATTATGGGTTGCATCTGTCGACTATGAAGCAGATGTACGTATTTCTAACGATTTAATGAAACAAGTTTCTGAAAGCTACAGAAAATTCAGAAATACATTCAGATTTATGCTTGGTGTTTTAGATGGATTTAATCCAGAAGTAAACTATATTGGCTGGTCTATGCGTGGTCAATTAAACCGCGTTATGACTGATAAATATTATGTTTTAGCCACAAAAGTAAATGAAAGTTATGCAAAATACAACTTTGTTGAAGTCACAAGACTCATCATTCCATTTGTAGTCAATGATTTATCAGCATTTTACTTAGACTATACAAAAGATAGCTTATATTGCGATGCTGAAGATGATTTTGAACGCCGTGCGATCCAATCAACAATTTATGATATACTATTAGGATTACTTAGATTACTAACACCTATCATGCCTCATACAACTTCAGAGGCTTATGATAGTCTAAAATATAAAGAATACGACAACATCTATTTGGAAAAAATGCCAATTGGTGGTAAACTAAAAGAACCAAAACTACAAGAAAACTATGACATATTTGATGAACTAAGAAATCATGTATTAAAACATTTAGAACTAGCTCGTGAAGCTAAAGTGATTGGTAAATCACTGGATGCTCACCTAGATTTAAGCGTAGATCAAACAACTTATGATGCACTTGAATATCTAGACTTATTAAATAAGTTAGATAAAATACTCATTGTTTCAAGTGTCCATATAACAAAGGCAGATCAATTGGATATTAAAGTGTCTAAAGCAGATGGTCATGTTTGTGCAAGATGTTGGAATATTGTTAAAGAAGTAAATCAAAATGACGTATGTGTACGTTGTGAAAGCGTTCTGGAGGGTCTTAAATGA
- the sepF gene encoding cell division protein SepF: MGLFGKKKQKKQQVHIQTADRIIMEQLINDDDAYITALAKQMMDGAPLILNFEALHIDRANKAIAFMSGVVYAINGHIVEINETTYLFGNKDLYDDQTVETWLKTNLN; the protein is encoded by the coding sequence ATGGGTTTATTTGGTAAAAAAAAGCAAAAGAAACAACAAGTTCATATTCAAACTGCTGACCGTATCATTATGGAACAATTAATAAATGACGATGATGCATATATCACAGCACTGGCTAAACAAATGATGGATGGTGCGCCTCTCATACTTAATTTTGAGGCACTTCACATTGACAGAGCCAATAAAGCGATAGCATTCATGTCTGGTGTTGTATACGCAATTAACGGTCACATTGTTGAAATCAATGAAACAACATATTTATTCGGTAACAAAGATCTATATGATGATCAAACAGTAGAAACTTGGTTAAAAACAAATTTAAATTAA
- the deoD gene encoding purine-nucleoside phosphorylase, protein MATPHIELQDKSLIAKTVLMPGDPLRAKFIAETYLKDVVQINGVRNMLGYTGTYKGRRISVMGSGMGMPSIGIYSYELFKFYDVENIIRIGSAGAYTDKLNLYDVVIAKNCWSESSYAKTMGVSGRKKLSATKKLNTKLKNTAKRLGIPMTEGTIHSSDVFYRINGDEYKDIYEKHGALCVEMESFALFANALATGKNAACILTISDSLVTHEATSAEERQNAFTKMMEIALNTKL, encoded by the coding sequence ATGGCAACACCACATATTGAGTTACAAGATAAAAGCTTAATTGCTAAAACAGTTTTAATGCCAGGAGATCCATTACGTGCGAAATTTATTGCAGAAACATACTTAAAAGATGTTGTGCAAATTAATGGTGTACGTAATATGTTAGGTTATACTGGAACATATAAAGGAAGAAGAATTTCAGTTATGGGTTCTGGAATGGGTATGCCAAGTATTGGTATCTATTCTTACGAATTATTTAAATTCTATGATGTAGAAAATATTATTCGTATTGGTTCAGCAGGTGCTTACACTGATAAATTAAACTTATATGATGTAGTGATAGCTAAAAACTGCTGGTCAGAATCAAGTTATGCTAAAACAATGGGCGTATCTGGAAGAAAGAAATTATCAGCAACAAAAAAATTAAATACTAAATTAAAAAATACAGCGAAACGCTTAGGTATTCCAATGACTGAAGGTACCATTCATTCATCTGACGTATTCTATCGTATTAATGGCGATGAATATAAAGATATTTATGAGAAACATGGCGCATTATGTGTTGAGATGGAAAGTTTTGCATTATTTGCAAACGCATTAGCAACAGGTAAAAATGCAGCATGTATCTTAACTATTTCTGACTCATTAGTAACACATGAAGCAACAAGTGCAGAAGAACGTCAAAATGCATTTACGAAAATGATGGAGATAGCATTAAATACTAAATTATGA
- the deoC gene encoding deoxyribose-phosphate aldolase — protein sequence MKLNTYIDHTKLGPIVTLSDIDTLIDEAIEHQFKSVCVSPIWVAHAKSRLEGTGVLVCTVVGFPFGTHLPKVKAFETKEAIKQGADEIDMVVDVDAVRSKDRSRVSKDIKAVVKAAQGRTVKVIIETAYLDKKQITFVSKLAVKAGATFVKTSTGYASRGASVEDIVTIKKAVGDDALIKASGGIRSKEDALLMIEKGANRLGTSSGVKLIKGETSDGNTTY from the coding sequence ATGAAATTAAATACATATATTGATCATACTAAACTTGGTCCAATCGTTACTTTAAGTGATATTGATACACTTATTGATGAAGCAATTGAACATCAGTTTAAAAGTGTTTGTGTCTCACCAATCTGGGTTGCACACGCTAAATCTCGTCTAGAAGGTACAGGTGTATTAGTTTGTACAGTTGTAGGTTTTCCTTTTGGAACACACTTACCAAAAGTGAAAGCTTTTGAAACAAAAGAAGCTATTAAACAAGGTGCGGATGAAATTGACATGGTTGTTGATGTGGATGCAGTACGTTCTAAAGATCGTAGCCGTGTATCTAAGGATATCAAAGCTGTTGTTAAGGCTGCTCAAGGTAGAACTGTTAAAGTGATTATTGAAACAGCTTATCTTGATAAGAAACAAATCACATTTGTTTCAAAACTAGCTGTTAAAGCTGGAGCTACATTCGTTAAGACATCTACAGGTTATGCATCAAGAGGTGCATCTGTTGAAGATATCGTTACGATTAAAAAAGCTGTAGGAGATGACGCACTGATTAAAGCAAGTGGCGGTATCCGCAGTAAAGAAGATGCATTATTAATGATAGAAAAAGGGGCTAACCGCTTAGGTACATCTAGCGGAGTCAAATTAATTAAAGGAGAAACAAGTGATGGCAACACCACATATTGA
- a CDS encoding YggS family pyridoxal phosphate-dependent enzyme: protein MSFLKYLDKTIVASKYFSIDEMKKIYNLGARHFGENYVQSLLDKKSSLNDLKDISWHLIGHLQSNKTKLIINEIDYLHTLDSIKLAGMIQKYRNTPLNCFIQINLEKNDNKEGILIENLDEFIQEIKKYDKINLIGFMAIGAIDDVVRTEEIFKTLNDLKMKYNLNYTSMGMSNDYELAIKYHSDFLRIGSLFKGVI, encoded by the coding sequence ATGAGTTTCTTAAAGTATTTAGATAAAACGATTGTAGCAAGTAAATATTTTAGTATAGATGAGATGAAAAAAATCTATAATCTTGGAGCAAGACACTTTGGTGAGAACTATGTTCAAAGTTTATTAGATAAAAAATCATCCTTAAACGACTTAAAAGATATTTCTTGGCACTTAATCGGACATCTACAATCCAATAAGACAAAACTCATAATCAATGAAATAGATTATCTTCATACATTAGACTCAATTAAGCTAGCAGGTATGATACAAAAATATAGAAATACACCATTAAATTGTTTTATTCAAATAAATTTGGAGAAAAATGACAATAAAGAGGGTATTTTGATAGAAAACCTAGATGAATTCATACAAGAAATTAAAAAATATGATAAAATTAATCTAATCGGATTTATGGCAATAGGTGCGATAGATGATGTTGTAAGAACCGAAGAAATCTTTAAAACATTAAATGATTTAAAGATGAAGTACAATCTCAACTATACATCCATGGGCATGAGTAATGATTATGAATTAGCAATTAAATATCATAGTGATTTCTTACGCATTGGATCACTATTTAAAGGGGTCATATAA
- a CDS encoding M16 family metallopeptidase, with product MKFNGFNDKPVKFKLKNGLNVELIYAPTLQTYVEYDVPLGSIHTSYKIGNKTYPLKPGIAHFLEHMMYMMKDHDAFEHFHKLGVIANAMTTYRQTTYGVIGHKNMLEATLYLLEMLETTNFTGERVQAEKSIINEEIAMYDDEIDTIVQKKMFDQLIYEHPIKYEITGRKSEISNISAKDLQRVFDHFYTSDKRQLLILGPIDVEQFKHALLNYKSPITATKHPLILDNEEPKNIKSTERNLSS from the coding sequence ATGAAGTTTAATGGGTTTAATGATAAACCTGTTAAATTTAAACTTAAAAACGGTCTGAATGTAGAACTTATCTATGCACCAACGCTACAAACTTATGTAGAATACGATGTACCATTAGGTTCTATTCACACTTCATATAAAATCGGTAACAAAACATATCCACTAAAACCAGGTATTGCGCACTTTCTAGAGCATATGATGTATATGATGAAAGATCATGATGCCTTTGAGCATTTTCATAAGTTAGGTGTGATTGCTAATGCAATGACAACCTATCGTCAAACAACCTATGGCGTAATAGGTCATAAAAATATGCTTGAAGCTACTCTATATTTATTAGAAATGCTAGAGACAACGAACTTTACAGGAGAACGTGTCCAGGCAGAAAAATCAATCATCAATGAAGAAATTGCGATGTATGATGATGAAATTGATACCATTGTTCAAAAAAAGATGTTTGATCAATTAATTTATGAACACCCAATTAAGTATGAAATTACTGGTAGAAAATCTGAGATTTCCAACATTTCTGCAAAAGACCTACAACGTGTATTTGACCACTTTTATACATCAGATAAACGTCAATTACTCATCTTAGGTCCAATTGATGTTGAACAATTTAAACATGCATTACTAAATTATAAGTCTCCAATTACTGCAACTAAACATCCCCTCATTTTAGATAATGAGGAACCAAAAAACATTAAATCAACAGAAAGAAATCTATCATCTTAA
- the ychF gene encoding redox-regulated ATPase YchF, with protein MMLSIGIVGLPNVGKSTLFNAITKSQVTAANYPFATIDPNVGVVHVKDERLEKLAAIYKSGKIIPTTIEFIDIAGLVKGASSGEGLGNQFLSHIRQVDAIAHVIRCFEDSEITHVEGKVDPLRDLEIIEIELRLSDLESVDKRLARLEKQVKVKIKEAIIEQSALLKVKHMIENELPTSVLEFTDEEEKIVKGFNLLSLKPALYIANMAETDLVDPESNPYFQALKAKAVKENIEIIPISAQVEYEISSLDDPEEQAIFMESYGLTRSGLDTVIVSGYKLLGLNTYFTCGPMEARAWTFKTGTKAPEAAGIIHTDFERGFIKAEVLAYNDLIEFGTPLLAKEKGKVRIEGKEYVVQDGDIILFRFNV; from the coding sequence ATTATGTTAAGTATTGGTATTGTAGGATTACCAAACGTAGGTAAATCCACATTGTTTAACGCAATAACTAAATCTCAAGTGACAGCAGCGAACTATCCGTTTGCAACCATCGATCCAAACGTTGGTGTTGTTCATGTTAAAGATGAGCGCTTAGAAAAACTAGCGGCAATTTATAAGTCTGGAAAAATCATTCCAACGACAATTGAGTTTATTGATATTGCTGGTTTAGTAAAAGGTGCATCAAGTGGTGAAGGTTTAGGTAATCAATTTTTAAGCCACATTCGCCAAGTGGATGCTATTGCACACGTGATTCGTTGTTTTGAGGATTCTGAAATTACCCACGTAGAAGGTAAAGTGGATCCATTAAGAGATTTAGAAATTATTGAAATCGAATTAAGATTATCTGATTTAGAATCTGTTGATAAGAGACTTGCTCGTTTAGAAAAACAAGTGAAGGTAAAGATAAAGGAAGCTATCATAGAACAATCTGCTTTACTTAAAGTAAAACACATGATTGAAAATGAACTACCTACATCGGTCCTTGAATTTACTGACGAAGAAGAAAAAATCGTAAAAGGATTTAATCTTTTAAGTCTTAAACCTGCTTTATATATTGCAAATATGGCTGAAACAGATTTAGTAGACCCTGAAAGTAATCCGTATTTCCAAGCTTTAAAAGCTAAAGCTGTAAAAGAAAATATTGAAATTATTCCAATTTCTGCACAAGTAGAATACGAAATATCTTCACTAGACGACCCAGAAGAACAAGCAATTTTCATGGAAAGTTATGGTTTAACACGTTCTGGATTAGATACAGTTATTGTAAGTGGTTATAAATTACTTGGATTAAATACATATTTTACATGTGGACCAATGGAAGCACGTGCTTGGACTTTTAAAACAGGTACGAAAGCACCTGAAGCTGCTGGTATTATCCATACAGACTTTGAACGTGGCTTTATTAAAGCAGAAGTACTAGCTTATAATGACTTAATTGAATTTGGTACACCATTACTTGCTAAAGAAAAAGGTAAGGTACGTATTGAAGGTAAAGAATATGTCGTTCAAGATGGTGACATTATTCTATTTAGGTTTAATGTATGA
- the ftsZ gene encoding cell division protein FtsZ — protein MNRSDIMVFGFNDEFNQKPVIKVIGVGGGGNSAVNRMIENDVRGVSYVAMNTDAQVLKVSKADERIQLGKKLTRGLGAGAKPAIGKQAALESEDDIREVLSDADMVFITAGMGGGTGTGAAPVVARIAKELGVLTIGIVTKPFVFEGPLRMQHAITGLEELKPNVDTLIVIPNERLFSIADRDMQLLDAFRESDKVLRQGVQGIAEIIAVPGMINVDFADVRTVMENKGTALMGIGMASGENRAIEAARKAIHSKLLEVSIDGATDAIVNISSGAEVTLFEIEAALTEIRNATESDLNVIYGHTVSVDLEDEMIVTIVATGYELRAKGNEVEKIAGDIFRNNSTQQVKITDTGLEPLNNKEASGEDTKKRTLPSWLHRK, from the coding sequence ATGAATAGGAGTGATATCATGGTTTTTGGATTTAACGATGAATTTAATCAAAAGCCCGTTATCAAGGTCATCGGTGTCGGTGGTGGAGGCAACTCTGCAGTAAACCGCATGATTGAAAATGATGTTAGAGGGGTTTCATATGTAGCGATGAATACGGATGCTCAGGTACTTAAAGTATCCAAAGCAGATGAGCGTATTCAATTAGGTAAGAAGTTGACTCGAGGATTAGGTGCAGGCGCTAAACCAGCTATTGGTAAGCAAGCAGCACTCGAATCTGAGGATGATATTAGAGAAGTACTATCTGATGCAGATATGGTTTTTATTACTGCTGGTATGGGTGGTGGAACTGGTACTGGTGCAGCACCTGTGGTTGCACGTATTGCTAAAGAACTTGGCGTTCTTACAATCGGTATCGTAACAAAACCATTCGTATTTGAAGGTCCACTTCGTATGCAACATGCAATTACTGGACTTGAAGAGTTAAAACCAAATGTTGACACTTTAATTGTGATACCAAATGAAAGATTATTCTCAATTGCTGATAGAGATATGCAATTACTAGATGCATTTAGAGAATCTGATAAAGTATTACGTCAAGGTGTACAAGGTATTGCTGAAATTATTGCAGTTCCTGGTATGATCAATGTTGACTTTGCTGACGTTAGAACTGTGATGGAAAATAAAGGTACAGCCTTAATGGGTATTGGTATGGCTAGTGGTGAAAACCGTGCGATTGAAGCAGCTAGAAAAGCAATCCATTCCAAATTATTAGAAGTATCCATTGATGGTGCAACAGATGCGATCGTAAATATCTCTTCTGGGGCTGAAGTGACATTATTTGAAATTGAAGCAGCATTAACTGAAATTAGAAATGCAACTGAGTCCGATTTAAACGTTATTTACGGACATACAGTCAGTGTTGACTTAGAAGATGAAATGATTGTTACAATCGTTGCAACCGGTTATGAACTTCGTGCTAAAGGCAATGAAGTTGAAAAGATTGCTGGTGACATCTTTAGAAACAACAGCACACAACAAGTAAAAATAACAGATACTGGATTAGAGCCTTTAAATAATAAGGAAGCATCTGGTGAAGATACTAAGAAGCGTACATTACCTTCTTGGCTACATAGAAAATAA
- the surE gene encoding 5'/3'-nucleotidase SurE codes for MNILVVNDDGIDAEGLHILTKAASYHGSVYVSAPKVQQSAKSASITYTGYIEVEEIEPVLGSVRTIVVDGTPADCVRLGVKVFEQEFDLVVSGINDGVNLAIDVQYSGTVAAAFEASIMGLNAIAFSAPDIKLPYIFDETIKLLDEIIENKLYLETDILNINYPHASFKKVLGTRITKMGLRIQHSEFIKTDKPNTYRILGSNIFVKEDEDADMTAFNEGYVSITPLKMDRTDYKKIEKLFNS; via the coding sequence ATGAACATTTTAGTAGTCAATGATGATGGAATTGATGCAGAAGGTTTACATATATTAACAAAGGCAGCAAGCTATCACGGAAGTGTCTATGTCTCAGCACCAAAAGTTCAACAATCTGCAAAATCAGCATCCATTACCTATACAGGTTATATTGAAGTTGAGGAGATTGAACCAGTATTGGGCAGTGTAAGAACAATCGTTGTTGATGGAACACCTGCAGACTGTGTTAGATTAGGCGTGAAAGTCTTTGAACAAGAATTTGATCTTGTCGTATCAGGCATTAATGATGGTGTCAATTTAGCCATTGATGTTCAATACTCTGGTACAGTAGCTGCAGCTTTTGAAGCTTCTATTATGGGGTTAAATGCAATAGCTTTTTCAGCACCTGACATCAAATTACCTTATATATTTGATGAAACCATCAAATTATTAGATGAAATCATTGAAAATAAATTATATTTAGAAACAGATATATTAAATATTAACTATCCACATGCATCCTTTAAAAAAGTACTTGGTACACGTATTACTAAAATGGGTTTAAGAATTCAACACTCTGAATTCATTAAAACGGATAAACCAAATACATATAGAATATTAGGATCTAATATCTTTGTTAAAGAAGATGAAGATGCTGATATGACTGCATTTAATGAAGGTTATGTTTCAATAACCCCATTAAAAATGGATAGAACAGATTATAAAAAGATTGAAAAGTTATTTAATTCATAA
- a CDS encoding M16 family metallopeptidase, with protein MIFLPTKQYQAIHISVYFVSKIESDAFLYRFLLARILTSYTETYMSKQLLSKKLNALYGMFITNHVFVLKDYHIMRFNFVFPNPSLISDDAMLDDIVQIIKEMFFDRKPFLASVFEEAKRYTINEIQSKKDHKFAYAKEQLIKYIYLNHPYGKSITGTLEEALDVSLTETYDYYLNYFLNDTIKFYVSGDIHQELKDKLSVLKSYEQENVIEPLEFNHVHKTIQNYTETLPMGQAYIFFAYHLNVDRKDPLYTAALIVNMLIGGYPESMLYKLLRETYYLAYDVDSKFEYDKSYLIIYAGVNIESKDLAYNIIVETINNFMFDGPVSDQLKEAKDYLKNEIYSSLDFQDSMIPRQFSADLFGYEETLDEIMKKIDAVFNEDIMKVLTMMTLTTTYTLSGGEDYEV; from the coding sequence ATGATTTTCTTGCCAACAAAACAATATCAAGCGATACATATATCAGTCTATTTTGTCTCAAAAATAGAATCCGATGCATTTTTGTATCGCTTTTTATTAGCACGTATACTCACCAGTTACACTGAAACGTATATGTCTAAACAACTACTATCTAAAAAACTTAACGCACTTTATGGTATGTTTATAACAAACCATGTTTTTGTGTTAAAAGACTACCATATTATGCGTTTTAACTTTGTTTTCCCAAACCCAAGCCTAATTTCAGATGATGCCATGTTAGATGATATTGTTCAAATTATTAAAGAAATGTTTTTTGATAGAAAACCATTTCTAGCATCCGTGTTTGAAGAAGCTAAACGTTACACCATTAATGAAATACAATCTAAAAAAGATCATAAATTTGCTTATGCAAAAGAACAACTGATTAAATATATCTATTTAAATCATCCGTATGGTAAAAGCATTACCGGAACGCTTGAAGAAGCCCTTGATGTGTCTTTAACAGAGACTTATGACTATTACTTAAATTACTTCTTAAATGACACTATAAAATTCTATGTGTCTGGTGATATTCATCAAGAATTAAAGGATAAATTATCTGTCTTAAAATCCTACGAACAAGAAAACGTCATTGAACCACTTGAATTTAATCATGTGCATAAAACTATTCAAAACTACACTGAAACCTTACCGATGGGACAAGCCTACATATTCTTTGCATATCACTTAAATGTGGATAGAAAAGATCCACTTTATACAGCAGCACTAATCGTAAATATGCTTATTGGTGGCTATCCAGAAAGTATGTTATATAAATTACTTAGAGAAACCTATTATCTAGCTTATGATGTAGACTCCAAATTTGAGTACGATAAATCATATCTTATCATCTATGCAGGGGTTAATATTGAAAGTAAAGACTTAGCTTATAACATCATTGTTGAAACGATTAATAATTTTATGTTTGATGGTCCAGTAAGTGATCAACTCAAAGAAGCTAAAGATTACCTAAAAAACGAAATCTATTCATCCCTTGATTTTCAAGATAGTATGATTCCAAGACAGTTTAGCGCTGATTTATTTGGTTATGAAGAAACCCTTGATGAGATAATGAAGAAAATTGATGCAGTTTTTAATGAAGACATTATGAAAGTCTTAACTATGATGACTCTAACAACCACCTATACATTAAGTGGAGGTGAAGACTATGAAGTTTAA